One Arthrobacter sp. Marseille-P9274 genomic region harbors:
- a CDS encoding LacI family DNA-binding transcriptional regulator: MVAARAGVSTATVSLVANGKTSGRVSDGNVTRVRQAIAELGYVVDSVGSSLARGVSSIVVLVAPDISNPFFAKVIAGVRESLGSDFQLLLSVTEAGEFPRADDIRRILALRPAGLLVDAPDAAFLEDLSSTGPLVLLDAPGLEGYAPSVNLDVAQGARELAKHLAGGGHRRVAYLDSVTGTATFELRRAAFLAEAAARGMAVEDADLRTTIDVGAAAEAFAAAWPRWQRAGVTAVVCATDTHAYGVLQEARVAGLRVPEELAVAGFDDLPYSATSSPGLTSVHLPAEPLGAKAGEQLRALIEGRELEQPQLTLESSLIVRGSTDRAAV, encoded by the coding sequence ATGGTTGCCGCCCGGGCGGGCGTCTCCACGGCCACGGTTTCCCTGGTCGCCAACGGCAAAACGAGCGGCCGGGTCTCGGACGGCAACGTCACCAGGGTCCGACAGGCGATCGCCGAACTCGGCTACGTGGTGGACAGCGTCGGCAGCTCGCTGGCCCGCGGCGTCAGCTCCATTGTGGTCCTGGTCGCGCCGGACATCTCCAACCCGTTCTTCGCCAAGGTCATCGCCGGCGTGCGCGAGTCCCTCGGCTCCGATTTCCAGCTGCTGCTCTCCGTCACCGAGGCCGGCGAATTCCCCCGCGCGGACGACATCCGGCGGATCCTTGCCCTCCGGCCCGCCGGCCTGCTCGTGGACGCGCCCGATGCCGCGTTCCTGGAGGACCTGTCCAGCACCGGCCCGCTGGTGCTGCTCGACGCCCCCGGCCTGGAGGGCTACGCCCCGTCCGTGAACCTTGACGTCGCCCAAGGCGCCCGCGAGCTCGCCAAGCATCTGGCCGGCGGCGGACACCGCCGCGTCGCCTATCTGGACAGCGTCACCGGGACCGCGACCTTCGAACTCCGCCGCGCGGCGTTCCTCGCGGAGGCCGCCGCGCGAGGTATGGCCGTCGAGGACGCAGACCTCCGAACCACCATCGACGTCGGAGCGGCCGCCGAGGCATTCGCCGCCGCCTGGCCGCGGTGGCAGCGGGCGGGGGTGACCGCCGTCGTCTGCGCCACGGACACCCACGCCTATGGCGTGCTGCAGGAAGCCCGCGTCGCCGGCCTGCGGGTCCCCGAGGAACTCGCCGTCGCCGGCTTCGACGATCTGCCCTACTCCGCCACGAGCAGCCCCGGCCTCACCAGCGTCCACCTCCCGGCCGAGCCACTGGGCGCCAAGGCCGGCGAACAGCTCCGCGCCCTGATCGAAGGCCGCGAGCTCGAGCAGCCCCAGCTCACTCTGGAAAGCTCACTCATCGTCCGCGGTTCCACGGACCGCGCCGCAGTTTAG
- a CDS encoding TetR/AcrR family transcriptional regulator, whose product MKTGTVNSGVQVDRQTRILDAAMDLLSRHGISGVNMRAVSREAGVALGLVNYYYADKASLIRAALKRVDEHDVALVAPDPALAPEERLLKALRDVVDPDLLTRQYLSLRLHLWALAKANEDFARINDAAFERYVAGLAALIGDARPELSAEECRKRADDIVVLQNGVWLTALLGMDRTATERSISRTEEIAFAP is encoded by the coding sequence ATGAAGACAGGCACCGTGAACTCCGGCGTACAGGTTGACAGGCAGACGCGGATTCTTGACGCGGCCATGGACCTGCTGTCCCGTCATGGGATCTCGGGTGTCAACATGCGCGCCGTTTCCCGGGAAGCCGGCGTTGCGCTGGGGCTCGTGAACTACTACTACGCGGACAAGGCGAGCCTGATCCGGGCAGCCCTGAAACGGGTGGACGAGCACGACGTCGCGCTGGTCGCGCCCGATCCGGCCTTGGCCCCGGAGGAACGCCTGCTCAAGGCCCTTCGGGACGTTGTGGATCCGGATTTGCTGACGAGGCAATATCTGTCGCTGCGCCTCCACCTTTGGGCGCTCGCGAAGGCCAACGAGGACTTTGCGCGGATCAACGACGCCGCGTTCGAGCGGTATGTCGCAGGGCTCGCCGCCCTGATCGGCGATGCCAGGCCGGAACTGTCTGCAGAGGAATGCCGGAAGCGGGCCGACGACATAGTGGTTCTGCAGAACGGTGTCTGGCTGACGGCGCTCCTCGGCATGGACAGGACAGCCACCGAGCGGAGCATCAGCCGCACGGAAGAGATCGCCTTCGCCCCGTAG
- a CDS encoding aldehyde dehydrogenase family protein, with product MTDTVSTLFINGAWEPAASGAVREIRNPADGELVATVSEAGRADAGRAIAAARAAFDSGVWTSVPAPERGAFLLKVAAELRERREKFARAESLDTGKRIIESRIDMDDIAACFEYFGRLAGQEAGRVVDAGDPGVVSRIVYEPVGVCGMITPWNYPLLQAAWKIAPALAAGCTFVLKPSELTPSTSILTMQLLQDLGLPDGVANLVTGAGAEAGAPLSEHPDVDLVSFTGGLETGKRIAAAAAGTVKKVALELGGKNPNVVFADADFDAAVDNALNGAFVHSGQVCSAGARLVVEESIAERFVDELVRRAQDIRLGGPFDEAAETGPLISAAHREKVHAYVQRGIEEGARLRCGGAAPEGDNYDGGFYYQPTVLDRVHRGMSVVVDEAFGPVVTVETFRTEDEAVATANDTNYGLAGAVWTQDAGKAQRVAGRLRHGTVWINDFHPYLPQAEWGGFGQSGVGRELGPTGLAEYQEAKHIYQNTSPQVTGWFADHGKEN from the coding sequence TTGACCGATACCGTGTCCACCCTATTCATCAACGGCGCCTGGGAGCCGGCCGCATCAGGCGCGGTGCGCGAGATCCGGAACCCGGCCGACGGCGAACTGGTCGCCACCGTGTCCGAGGCCGGCCGCGCGGACGCCGGGCGCGCCATCGCCGCGGCCCGCGCCGCCTTCGACTCCGGCGTCTGGACCTCCGTCCCGGCACCCGAGCGCGGCGCCTTCCTGCTCAAGGTCGCCGCGGAACTGCGCGAGCGCCGCGAGAAGTTCGCCCGCGCCGAGTCCCTGGACACCGGCAAGCGGATCATCGAGAGCCGCATCGACATGGACGACATCGCGGCCTGCTTCGAATACTTCGGCAGGCTCGCCGGACAGGAGGCGGGCCGCGTGGTCGACGCCGGGGACCCCGGCGTCGTTAGCCGGATCGTGTACGAGCCGGTGGGCGTCTGCGGGATGATCACGCCGTGGAACTACCCGCTGCTGCAGGCCGCGTGGAAGATCGCGCCCGCGCTGGCGGCCGGCTGCACCTTCGTGCTCAAGCCCTCCGAGCTCACCCCGTCCACCTCGATCCTGACCATGCAGCTGCTGCAGGACCTGGGCCTGCCGGACGGCGTCGCCAACCTGGTGACCGGCGCCGGCGCCGAGGCGGGCGCACCGCTCTCGGAACACCCCGACGTCGACCTCGTCTCCTTCACCGGCGGGCTGGAGACCGGCAAGCGCATCGCCGCGGCCGCCGCCGGCACGGTGAAGAAGGTCGCGCTGGAGCTCGGCGGCAAGAACCCCAACGTGGTGTTCGCCGACGCGGACTTCGACGCCGCCGTCGACAATGCGCTCAACGGCGCGTTCGTGCACTCCGGGCAGGTCTGTTCCGCGGGCGCGCGGCTGGTGGTCGAGGAATCGATCGCCGAGCGCTTCGTCGACGAGCTGGTCCGCCGCGCGCAGGACATCCGGCTCGGCGGCCCGTTCGACGAGGCCGCGGAGACCGGGCCGCTGATTTCGGCGGCGCACCGCGAGAAGGTCCACGCCTACGTCCAGCGCGGGATAGAGGAGGGCGCGCGGCTGCGCTGCGGCGGCGCGGCGCCTGAGGGGGACAACTACGACGGCGGTTTCTACTACCAGCCGACCGTCCTGGACCGTGTCCACAGGGGAATGTCCGTCGTCGTGGATGAGGCCTTCGGCCCGGTGGTCACGGTCGAAACCTTCCGCACCGAGGACGAGGCCGTGGCGACCGCCAACGACACCAACTACGGGTTAGCCGGCGCGGTCTGGACCCAGGATGCCGGGAAAGCGCAGCGCGTGGCCGGCCGGCTGCGGCACGGGACCGTCTGGATCAACGACTTCCACCCCTACCTTCCGCAGGCCGAGTGGGGCGGTTTCGGCCAGTCCGGGGTCGGCCGCGAGCTCGGCCCGACCGGCCTGGCGGAGTACCAGGAGGCCAAGCACATCTACCAGAACACCAGCCCGCAGGTGACCGGCTGGTTCGCTGACCACGGCAAGGAGAACTAG
- a CDS encoding GMC family oxidoreductase: MHIDNIKNIESPADREFDYIVVGGGSAGAAVAARLSEDPAVTVALVEAGPDDRGLPEVLQLDRWMELLESGYDWDYPIEPQENGNSFMRHARAKVMGGCSSHNSCIAFWAPREDLDEWESKYGATGWNAEAAWPLYQRLETNEDAGPDAPHHGDSGPVHLMNVPPKDPAGVALLDACEQAGIPRAKFNTGTTVVNGANFFQINRRADGTRSSSSVSYIHPIIERENFTLLTGLRARQLVFDADKRCTGVDIVDSAFGRTHRLAARREVVLSTGAIDSPKLLMLSGIGPAAHLAEHGIEVLVDSPGVGEHLQDHPEGVVQFEARQPMVAESTQWWEIGIFTPTEDGLDRPDLMMHYGSVPFDMNTLRHGYPTTENGFSLTPNVTHARSRGTVRLRSRDFRDKPMVDPRYFTDPEGHDMRVMVAGIRKAREIAAQPAMAEWAGRELSPGVEAQTDEELQDYIRKTHNTVYHPVGTVRMGPADDHMSPLDPELRVKGVTGLRVADASVMPEHVTVNPNITVMMIGERCADLIRAGGAGETTTADAELSAALA; this comes from the coding sequence ATGCACATCGACAACATCAAAAACATCGAAAGCCCGGCTGACCGCGAGTTCGACTACATCGTCGTCGGCGGCGGATCCGCCGGGGCCGCCGTCGCCGCCCGGCTCAGCGAGGATCCCGCCGTGACCGTGGCGCTGGTGGAGGCCGGCCCGGACGACCGCGGCCTGCCCGAGGTGCTGCAGCTGGACCGCTGGATGGAACTGCTCGAGTCCGGCTACGACTGGGACTACCCGATCGAGCCGCAGGAGAACGGCAACTCCTTCATGCGCCACGCCCGTGCAAAGGTCATGGGCGGCTGCTCCAGCCACAACTCCTGCATCGCCTTCTGGGCGCCGCGCGAGGACCTGGACGAGTGGGAGTCCAAGTACGGCGCCACCGGCTGGAACGCCGAGGCAGCCTGGCCGCTGTACCAGCGGCTGGAAACCAACGAGGACGCCGGCCCCGACGCGCCGCACCACGGGGACTCCGGCCCCGTGCACCTGATGAACGTGCCCCCGAAGGATCCCGCCGGCGTCGCACTCCTGGACGCCTGCGAGCAGGCCGGCATTCCCCGCGCGAAGTTCAACACCGGCACCACCGTGGTCAACGGCGCCAACTTCTTCCAGATCAACCGCCGCGCTGACGGCACCCGCTCCTCCAGCTCGGTCTCCTACATCCACCCGATCATCGAGCGGGAGAACTTCACCCTGCTGACCGGCCTGCGCGCCCGCCAGCTCGTGTTCGACGCGGACAAACGCTGCACCGGCGTCGACATCGTGGACTCTGCCTTCGGCCGCACCCACCGGCTGGCCGCGCGGCGCGAAGTCGTGCTCTCCACCGGCGCCATCGACTCGCCGAAGCTGCTCATGCTCTCCGGCATCGGCCCCGCCGCGCACCTCGCCGAGCACGGCATCGAGGTCCTGGTCGACTCCCCCGGCGTCGGCGAACACCTGCAGGACCACCCGGAAGGCGTGGTGCAGTTCGAGGCCAGGCAGCCCATGGTCGCGGAGTCCACCCAGTGGTGGGAGATCGGCATCTTCACCCCCACCGAGGACGGCCTGGACCGCCCCGACCTGATGATGCACTACGGCTCCGTGCCGTTCGACATGAACACCCTGCGGCACGGCTACCCCACCACCGAGAACGGCTTCAGCCTCACGCCCAACGTCACGCACGCCCGTTCGCGCGGCACCGTCCGGCTGCGCAGCCGGGACTTCCGCGACAAGCCCATGGTCGACCCGCGCTACTTCACCGACCCCGAGGGCCACGACATGCGCGTCATGGTCGCCGGCATCCGCAAGGCCCGCGAAATCGCCGCCCAGCCCGCCATGGCCGAATGGGCCGGCCGCGAGCTCTCCCCCGGCGTCGAGGCGCAGACCGACGAGGAGCTGCAGGACTACATCCGCAAGACGCACAACACCGTCTACCACCCCGTCGGCACCGTCCGCATGGGGCCGGCCGATGACCACATGTCGCCCCTCGATCCCGAGCTGCGCGTCAAGGGGGTCACCGGCCTGCGCGTCGCCGACGCCTCGGTCATGCCCGAGCACGTCACCGTTAACCCGAACATCACCGTCATGATGATCGGCGAGCGCTGCGCGGACCTCATCCGCGCTGGCGGCGCCGGTGAAACAACGACGGCGGACGCCGAGCTGAGCGCGGCCCTCGCCTAG
- a CDS encoding NADPH-dependent F420 reductase: MAVIDIIGSGHMARGIAIRMLKGNNTVRILGRNGAQLRDLVESLGPGASGAYAGNPLEARIVVLAVPHGQAKPVILEYGDALDGKIVVDISNPLDYTTMDRLTTAPGKSAAEEVAELLGGRAEVVKAFNTTFARTLETGIVAGQPLDVLIAGDSEGAKEEISALVAAGGMRPIDVGPLRRARELEAIMLLVSGLQVNPEHIHFNWDTALKILP; the protein is encoded by the coding sequence ATGGCCGTCATCGACATTATCGGCAGCGGGCACATGGCCCGAGGCATCGCGATCCGGATGCTCAAGGGCAACAACACCGTGCGGATCCTGGGGCGGAACGGCGCGCAGCTGAGGGACCTGGTGGAATCCCTCGGACCCGGAGCCAGCGGAGCCTACGCCGGGAATCCGCTGGAGGCCAGGATTGTGGTGCTGGCCGTGCCGCATGGGCAGGCCAAGCCGGTCATCCTCGAATACGGCGACGCCCTGGACGGCAAGATCGTCGTCGATATCAGCAATCCGCTGGACTACACGACCATGGACCGGCTCACCACGGCGCCGGGAAAGTCGGCGGCGGAGGAGGTGGCGGAACTGCTGGGCGGCCGGGCGGAGGTGGTCAAGGCGTTCAACACCACGTTTGCCCGGACCCTGGAGACCGGCATTGTGGCGGGACAGCCGCTGGACGTGCTGATCGCGGGGGACTCCGAGGGGGCCAAGGAGGAGATCAGTGCGCTGGTGGCCGCGGGCGGCATGCGCCCGATCGACGTCGGTCCGCTGCGCCGGGCGCGCGAGCTGGAGGCGATCATGCTCTTGGTGTCGGGCCTGCAGGTCAATCCGGAGCATATCCACTTCAATTGGGACACGGCGCTGAAGATCCTGCCGTAG
- a CDS encoding STAS/SEC14 domain-containing protein — MEPLTVEGGKATLELRTDGILNLKWVTGARLEADDAHAAMRAVNELCGDTEHPMLVDMATTEAVSRGARAVFSIPCAANRIALLGKSAVDRVIANFFLGVHTPPCPTRFFTSRPEALKWLMQDLNAVPDQSSH, encoded by the coding sequence ATGGAACCCCTCACCGTCGAAGGCGGCAAAGCCACCCTTGAGCTCAGGACGGACGGCATCCTCAACCTCAAGTGGGTCACCGGCGCGCGCCTCGAGGCCGACGACGCCCACGCAGCCATGCGCGCCGTCAACGAACTCTGCGGCGACACCGAGCACCCCATGCTGGTGGACATGGCGACCACGGAGGCCGTCAGCCGCGGCGCCCGAGCCGTCTTCTCCATCCCCTGCGCAGCCAACCGGATCGCGCTCCTCGGCAAATCGGCCGTCGACCGCGTCATCGCCAACTTCTTCCTCGGCGTCCACACTCCGCCCTGTCCCACCCGCTTCTTCACCTCCCGCCCGGAGGCCCTGAAGTGGCTGATGCAGGATCTCAACGCGGTGCCGGACCAGTCCTCGCATTGA
- a CDS encoding CPBP family intramembrane glutamic endopeptidase has protein sequence MTSISTEVPRTALSWKLVPAVLLSASGVLLFGVGNDPVGYGVLALSLAAAALVDRELLRHLALVAAGMVIISLVPLNADLSIGHMALMGAALALAVLVPWLVSRFVYRENIIKFPVRTGRKWPLAAKLYLVGVVALGYFILPVYLISTGVYRNWPDASDPAIFWRLFVGVNAVGIWDELFFICTTFTLLRRHFPDWLANLLQAVVFSSFLWEIGYQAWGPLLTFPFALLQGYTFKLTKSLTYVVSVHLIFDFVLFLALVHAHNRDWLPIFLY, from the coding sequence GTGACCTCGATTTCGACGGAAGTGCCCCGGACCGCGCTGAGCTGGAAGCTGGTGCCGGCGGTGCTGCTGTCCGCATCGGGAGTGCTGCTGTTCGGGGTCGGGAACGACCCGGTGGGCTACGGCGTGCTCGCCCTGAGCCTGGCTGCGGCGGCACTCGTCGACCGCGAATTACTGCGGCATCTGGCGCTGGTCGCGGCGGGAATGGTGATCATCAGCCTGGTGCCGCTGAACGCCGACCTGAGCATCGGGCACATGGCCCTGATGGGCGCCGCCCTCGCTTTGGCGGTGCTGGTGCCGTGGCTGGTGTCCCGGTTTGTCTACCGCGAGAACATCATCAAGTTTCCGGTGAGGACGGGCCGGAAATGGCCGTTGGCCGCGAAGCTGTACCTGGTCGGCGTGGTGGCACTCGGCTACTTCATCCTGCCGGTCTATCTGATCAGCACCGGGGTCTACCGGAACTGGCCCGACGCGTCCGACCCCGCGATTTTCTGGCGGCTCTTCGTCGGAGTGAACGCGGTGGGCATCTGGGACGAGCTCTTCTTCATCTGCACGACCTTCACGCTGCTGCGGCGGCACTTTCCCGACTGGCTCGCCAATCTCCTGCAGGCCGTGGTCTTCTCATCGTTCCTGTGGGAGATCGGCTACCAGGCGTGGGGCCCGCTGCTGACGTTTCCGTTCGCGTTGCTGCAGGGCTACACGTTCAAGCTGACGAAGTCGCTGACCTACGTGGTCTCGGTGCACCTGATCTTCGACTTCGTGCTGTTCCTCGCGCTGGTGCACGCCCACAACCGGGACTGGCTGCCGATCTTCCTCTACTGA
- a CDS encoding HpcH/HpaI aldolase/citrate lyase family protein → MSLKDQLSSGEPQYGLWLGLANAYSAEISSGSGPDWVLVDGEHAPNTLTTVLGQVQAVRGLAEVVLRPPDREPTIIKQYLDLGVQNLLVPMVETPGQAAAAVAATRFPPAGTRGVSHTLNRASGFGQNADYLRTAHEPICLFMQIESAAGLDSVKEIATVTGVDGVFVGPAALAASLGHLGNPRHPEVREAVAHVLETAQSVGVYSGLNASSPADGREWAMKGASLVAIGSDVGVLQRGTHKLFQEVRTGHYPDPG, encoded by the coding sequence ATGAGCCTGAAGGATCAGTTGAGCTCGGGCGAACCCCAGTATGGACTGTGGCTGGGGCTGGCGAATGCCTATTCCGCTGAGATCAGTTCCGGGTCCGGTCCGGACTGGGTTCTTGTCGACGGAGAGCATGCCCCCAACACCCTGACCACGGTGTTGGGCCAGGTGCAGGCCGTGCGCGGTCTGGCGGAAGTTGTGCTGCGGCCTCCGGACCGGGAACCGACCATTATCAAGCAATATCTCGATCTCGGCGTGCAGAATCTCCTGGTGCCCATGGTTGAGACACCAGGGCAGGCCGCCGCGGCAGTGGCAGCGACCCGCTTCCCACCCGCGGGCACCAGGGGAGTCTCGCATACACTCAACCGAGCGTCCGGCTTTGGGCAGAACGCCGACTACCTCCGGACAGCGCACGAGCCGATCTGCCTTTTTATGCAGATCGAATCTGCAGCCGGGCTGGACTCAGTCAAGGAGATCGCCACGGTGACAGGTGTCGACGGCGTCTTCGTCGGGCCGGCCGCCCTGGCTGCCTCGCTCGGCCATCTCGGCAACCCGCGGCACCCGGAAGTCAGGGAGGCAGTCGCCCACGTGCTCGAAACTGCTCAGAGCGTCGGCGTGTATTCGGGGCTCAACGCCAGCTCTCCCGCCGATGGCAGGGAGTGGGCCATGAAGGGCGCGTCCCTGGTCGCCATCGGCAGTGACGTGGGCGTTCTTCAACGTGGAACACACAAGCTGTTCCAGGAAGTCCGCACTGGACATTATCCGGACCCGGGGTAG
- the betT gene encoding choline BCCT transporter BetT yields MSTPPETVEPRLDEGNSKSPAPDTTPPLPGPVPDPEPRTRVNKTVFIGSAAGVLGIALWAILDRESADAVIGSAVTWVGETFGWWYSLIVVAVLAFVVFVALSRVGKTRLGPDHSRPTFNIFTWTAMLFAAGIGIDLMFFSVSEPVTQFLAPPTGEGSSVEAARQAMVWTLFHYGILGWGLYALMGLALGYFAFRHNLPLSIRSALYPILGKRIHGPLGHAVDIAALLGTIFGIATSLGIGVAQLNYGLSFQFGIPENTFVQIALIAVAVVMATVSVLTGVEKGIRRLSELNVILAIALMVFVLITGSTRFLFDGIVNNIGDTLSRFPSMALDTFAYDRPDEWLNGWTLFFWAWWIAWAPFVGLFLARISRGRTLREFVFGVLVVPFGFILLWISIFGNSALELVMGGNAEFGEMAMSHPERAFYGLLEQYPLAPLSAAIATFTGLLFYVTSADSGALVMSNFSSHLKDADSDGPKWLRVFWSVATGLLTLGMLLVGGVPTLQSATVIMGLPFSVVLVFIMLGLYKALRLETALADSYQAGLHSVLNSRTNTAGGPRRGWRHRLARAMDFPGQQQAQRFVRGTAVPALDEVRADLCTRGLKATLETSTVEAFGIDTADLCVELDGERTFKYQIYPVQRAVPSHARSTAACEKYYRIEVFSLEGSHGYNLMGYSKDEVIADVLDHYEVHLEFLHQHRDTLPYSTVAENVPPKADWETDYQTVDEPVDAPAKETP; encoded by the coding sequence ATGAGCACGCCGCCCGAGACCGTCGAGCCCCGGCTCGACGAAGGAAACAGCAAGAGTCCTGCGCCGGACACCACACCTCCCCTGCCCGGGCCTGTGCCCGACCCCGAGCCACGAACGCGGGTCAACAAGACCGTCTTCATCGGTTCGGCAGCCGGCGTCCTTGGCATCGCCCTCTGGGCCATCCTGGACCGCGAGTCCGCGGACGCGGTGATCGGCTCCGCGGTGACGTGGGTGGGCGAGACGTTCGGCTGGTGGTACTCACTGATCGTCGTCGCCGTCCTGGCGTTCGTCGTCTTTGTGGCGCTGAGCCGGGTGGGCAAGACCCGCCTCGGCCCGGACCATTCTAGGCCGACCTTCAACATCTTCACCTGGACGGCGATGCTCTTCGCCGCCGGCATCGGCATCGACCTGATGTTCTTCTCGGTGTCGGAGCCCGTGACCCAGTTCCTGGCTCCGCCGACGGGCGAGGGTTCCTCGGTTGAAGCCGCGCGCCAAGCCATGGTCTGGACCTTGTTCCACTACGGCATCCTCGGCTGGGGCCTCTACGCCCTGATGGGGCTGGCCCTGGGCTACTTCGCCTTCCGGCACAACCTGCCGCTGAGCATCCGCTCCGCCCTGTACCCCATCCTCGGCAAGCGGATCCACGGGCCGCTGGGACACGCCGTCGACATTGCGGCCCTGCTCGGCACGATCTTCGGCATCGCGACCAGCCTCGGCATCGGCGTCGCACAGCTCAACTACGGCCTGAGCTTCCAGTTCGGCATTCCGGAGAACACCTTCGTCCAGATCGCCCTGATCGCGGTGGCCGTCGTGATGGCGACCGTCTCGGTACTCACCGGGGTCGAGAAGGGCATCCGCCGGCTGTCCGAGCTCAACGTCATCCTGGCGATCGCGCTGATGGTCTTCGTCCTCATCACCGGGTCCACCCGCTTCCTCTTCGACGGCATCGTGAACAACATCGGCGACACCTTGTCCCGCTTCCCGTCCATGGCGCTCGACACGTTCGCCTACGACCGGCCGGACGAGTGGCTCAACGGCTGGACGCTGTTCTTCTGGGCCTGGTGGATCGCCTGGGCTCCCTTCGTGGGGCTGTTCCTGGCGCGCATCTCCCGCGGCCGGACCCTGCGCGAGTTCGTGTTCGGCGTGCTGGTGGTGCCGTTCGGGTTCATCCTGCTGTGGATCTCGATCTTCGGCAACAGCGCCCTCGAGCTGGTGATGGGCGGCAACGCGGAGTTCGGCGAGATGGCGATGAGCCACCCGGAGCGCGCGTTCTACGGCCTACTTGAGCAGTACCCGCTGGCCCCGCTGAGCGCGGCCATCGCCACCTTCACCGGACTGCTGTTCTACGTGACCAGCGCGGATTCGGGCGCCCTCGTCATGAGCAACTTCAGCTCCCACCTGAAGGATGCGGACTCCGACGGCCCCAAGTGGCTGCGGGTCTTCTGGTCCGTCGCCACCGGCCTGTTGACCTTGGGCATGCTGCTGGTCGGCGGTGTACCCACGCTGCAGAGCGCCACCGTGATCATGGGGCTGCCGTTCTCCGTGGTGCTGGTCTTCATCATGCTCGGCCTCTACAAGGCGCTGCGCCTGGAGACCGCGCTGGCCGACAGCTACCAGGCCGGCCTGCACTCGGTGCTGAACTCGCGCACCAACACGGCGGGCGGTCCCCGCCGCGGCTGGCGCCACCGGCTCGCGCGGGCCATGGACTTCCCGGGCCAGCAGCAGGCCCAGCGCTTCGTCCGCGGGACTGCGGTCCCCGCACTAGATGAGGTGCGGGCCGACCTCTGCACCCGCGGCCTGAAAGCCACGCTGGAAACGAGCACGGTGGAGGCCTTCGGGATCGACACCGCGGACCTCTGCGTGGAGCTCGACGGCGAGCGCACCTTCAAGTACCAGATCTACCCGGTCCAGCGCGCCGTCCCGTCACACGCACGTTCCACCGCCGCCTGCGAGAAGTACTACCGGATCGAGGTGTTCTCGCTCGAGGGCAGCCACGGCTACAACCTCATGGGCTACAGCAAGGACGAGGTCATCGCCGACGTGCTGGACCACTACGAAGTGCACCTGGAGTTCCTGCACCAGCACCGCGACACGCTGCCCTACAGCACCGTCGCCGAAAACGTCCCGCCCAAGGCGGACTGGGAAACCGACTACCAGACAGTCGACGAACCCGTCGACGCACCAGCAAAGGAGACACCTTGA